From a single Collibacillus ludicampi genomic region:
- the nth gene encoding endonuclease III, giving the protein MNKKNVRRILDTLKDMFPDAHCELNHSNPFELLIAVVLSAQSTDKKVNEVTETLFRKYKTPQDYVHVPLEELEHDIKHIGLYRNKAKNIQALCRTLIEEHNGEVPQTLEELTKLAGVGRKTANVVVSNAFGVPAIAVDTHVERVSKRLGLCKWDDSVLEVEKTLMKLVPKEEWTQTHHRLIFFGRYHCKAQRPACESCPLSDICREGKKRLK; this is encoded by the coding sequence ATGAACAAAAAGAATGTACGAAGAATCCTTGACACATTGAAAGATATGTTCCCTGACGCACACTGCGAACTGAACCATTCGAATCCGTTTGAACTGCTTATCGCCGTCGTTCTTTCTGCCCAATCAACCGATAAAAAAGTGAATGAAGTGACAGAAACATTGTTTCGAAAGTACAAGACCCCACAAGACTATGTACATGTACCGCTTGAAGAACTGGAACATGATATCAAGCATATCGGTCTCTACCGTAATAAAGCAAAAAATATTCAAGCTTTGTGCAGAACACTGATTGAAGAACATAACGGTGAAGTCCCGCAAACACTTGAAGAATTGACCAAGCTTGCCGGTGTCGGTCGCAAGACTGCCAACGTCGTGGTATCCAATGCATTCGGTGTTCCCGCAATCGCGGTAGACACACACGTGGAAAGGGTTAGTAAACGCTTGGGCTTATGTAAGTGGGATGACAGCGTTTTGGAAGTGGAAAAGACATTGATGAAGCTGGTACCAAAAGAAGAATGGACACAGACGCATCACAGGCTCATTTTCTTTGGCAGATATCACTGCAAAGCACAAAGGCCTGCCTGTGAGTCGTGTCCATTGTCTGACATCTGCAGGGAAGGAAAAAAACGTTTGAAATGA
- a CDS encoding DUF2614 family zinc ribbon-containing protein, with product MKLHRLRNIALGLILFSFFIMYMGVFVRSLLPIFFILGTICLLVSVSIYFHMGVISMKIPQITCPGCNRTTKVIGREDGCMYCRTPIRLDENGQWMQY from the coding sequence ATGAAGCTTCACCGTCTACGCAACATTGCTTTGGGATTGATTTTATTTTCTTTTTTTATTATGTATATGGGTGTATTTGTCAGATCCTTGTTACCCATTTTCTTTATTCTTGGTACGATTTGTCTTCTAGTTTCTGTCTCCATTTATTTTCATATGGGGGTCATCTCGATGAAGATCCCTCAAATCACGTGTCCCGGCTGTAATCGCACAACGAAAGTCATCGGACGGGAAGACGGATGTATGTATTGTCGGACACCGATTCGTCTCGATGAAAACGGACAATGGATGCAGTATTAA